The Entelurus aequoreus isolate RoL-2023_Sb linkage group LG03, RoL_Eaeq_v1.1, whole genome shotgun sequence genome contains the following window.
tgttacaacaacaagtgtcaatagtgtgttacaacaacaagtgtcaatagtgtgttacaacaacaagtgtcaatagtgtgttacaacaacaagtgtcaatagtgtgttacaacaacaagtgtcaatagtgtgttacaacaacaagtgtcaatagtgtgttacaacaacaagtgtcaatagtgtgttacaacaacaagtgtcaatagtgtgttacaacaacaagtgtcaatagtgtgttacaacaacaagtgtcaatagtgtgttacaacaacaagtgtcaatagtccTCACCGTGGACTCCTGGTGAGCCAGGTGAGATCTCCTAAGTCTACTCTTGGCGATGTCCAAGTCCAAACGCTTGTTGAGTAGCATCCTGCGTGCCTcctaaggacacacacacacacacacacacacacacacacacacacacacacacacacattatttaccTGGATGACTTGTGTGTTATTTACCTGGATGACTTGTGTGTTATTTACCTGGATGACTTGTGTGTTATTTACCTggatgacttaagtgttatttacCTGGATGACTTTGTAGTCACAGTTAGTAAAATGTTGCAGAGGAGTCACAAAGTGAATGTTGGCACTTTGGACAAAATGTCTTTGGGCCTCACCAAACTGCTTCTGGGTCTCACCACACCTGAGCAGCACTCTGCCTGCATACAGTatttcatattcatattcatatttcatAATGATACACATGACATAATAAAATAGGCAGCACGCACCATAAGGGGTGTTGTTGCCCATCTCAAAGCCAGCTTCCATCATTTGCTCTCCCAGGACTTGATGAGCGTGAGGGCGAAGGGGGCGGGGCCAGTCCAGGTGTTCATAGAGTCGCTCTTCAAGACGTGCCGCTGCTCGTTACACAACAATATTATAATTTGTTCAAAACAAGACACTAATAATATACTGCATGATAAAAACATAACTGCTTATTTATGTTCGTCATACTGTATGATTAAAAACAAACAGTGCATGCTCAGTTTGATAAGGTAAGGTAGACTTTTGAACAAATGGTGAATAATGGCCCTAAAAATGCCTTTCTAATTAAAGCAGCGTTGTAGTGACCTTCCAGGACTTTCTATAGAAAAGTCCTCTATACCAACACAATTGTAAGGTTATTACTGAAGTCATGTTGTAGTGACCTTCCAGGACCTGCTATACAAACATGTGTACAGTACCTAATGAAGAGGTGTAGTGACCTTCCAGGacattctataccaggggtcggcaacccgcggctctagagccgcatgcggctctttagcgccgccctagtggctctctgaagctttttcaaaaatgtatgaaaaatggaaaaagatgaggggaaaaatatatatattttttgttttaatatggttactgtaggaggacaaacatgacacaaacctccctaattgttataaagcacactgtttgtattaaacatgcttcactgattcgagtatttggcaagcgccgttttgtcctactaattttggcggtccttgaactcaccttagtttgtttacaatgtataactttctccgactttctaggacgtgttttatgccacttctttttctgtctcattttgtccgccaaacttttaacgttgtgcatgaatacacaaaggtgagttttgttgatgttattgacttgtgtggagtgataatcagacatatttggtcactgcatgactgcaagctaatcgatgctaacatgctatttaggctagctgtatgtacatattgcctcatttgtagctatatttgagctcatttagtttcctttaagtcatcttaattcaatgtatatctcatgacacactatctgtttgtattatggcttctaatttgttgcggctcccgacagatttgtttttgtatttttggtccaatgtggctctttcaacattttgggttgccgacccctgttctatacaaACAACAAGTGCACTGTTATTAATGAAGTCACATTGTAGTGTCCTTCCAGGACATTCTATACAATCAAGTGTACAATAATTAATGAAGTCACATTGTAGTGTCCTTCCAGGACCTTCCCTACAAACAAGTGCACAGTGCCAAATGAAGTCACATTGTAGTGTCCTTCCAGGACCTTCCCTACAAACAAGTGCACAGTGCCAAATGAAATCACATTGTAGTGTCCTTCCAGGACCTTCCCTACAAACAAGTGCACAGTGCCAAATGAAATCTCATTGTAGTGTCCTTCCAGGACCTTCCCTACAAACAAGTGCACAGTGCCAAATGAAATCACATTGTAGTGTCCTTCCAGGACCTTCTCTACAAACAAGTGTACAGTCCCAAATTAAGTCACATTGTAGTGTCCTTCAAGGACCTTCTCTACAAACAAGTGTACAGTAAGGACATTCTCTACAAACAAGTGTACAGTACTAAATTAAGTCACATTGTAGTGACCTTTCAGGACCTGCCATACAAACATGTGTACAGTACCCAATGAAGAGGTGTAGTGACCTGCCAGGACTTTTTATACAAACAAGTGTACTGTAATTAATGAAGTCACATTGTAGTGTCCTTCCAGGACCTTCTCTACAAACAAGTGTACAGTGCCAAATGAAGTCAACATGTTGTAGTTACCTTCCAGGACCTCCTATACAAGCTCACCGAGGTTGGGCTGCAACATGTTGTAGTTACCTTCCAGGACCTCCTATACAAACTCACCTAGGCTAGGCTGCAACACGTTGTAGGTACCTTCCAGGACCTTCTTTACAATCTCACCTGGGCTAGGCTGCAACATGTTGTAGTTACCTTCCAGGACCTCCTATACAAACTCACCTAGGCTGGGCTGCAACATGTTATAGTTACCTTCCAGGACCTCCTATACAAACTCACCTAGGCTGGGCTGCAACATGTTATAGTTACCTTCCAGGACCTCCTATACAAACTCACCTAGGCTAGGCTGCAACATGTTATAGCTACCTTCCAGGACCTCCGATACAAACTCACCTAGGCTAGGCTGCAACACGTTGTAGGTACCTTCCAGGACCTTCTTTACAATCTCACCTGGGCTAGGCTGCAACATGTTGTAGTTACCTTCCAGGACCTCCTATACAAGCTCACCTAGGCTAGGCTGCGACACGTTGTAGTTACCTTCCAGGACCTCCTATACAAACTCACCTAGGCTAGGCTGCAACATGTTATAGCTACCTTCCAGGACCTCCTATACAAACTCGCCTAGGCTAGGCTGCAACATGTTGTAGCTACCTTCTAGGACCTCCTATACAAACTCACCTAGGCTAGGCTGCAACATGTTGTAGTTACCTTCCAGGACCTCCTATACAAACTCACCTAAGCTAGGCTGCAACACGTTGTAGTTACCTTCTAGGACCTCCTATACAAACTCACCTAGGCTAGGCTGCAACATGTTGTAGCTACCTTCCAGGACCTCCTATACAAACTCACCTAGGCTAGGCTGCAACATGTCGTAGTTACCTTCCAGGACCTCCTATACAAACTCACCTAGGCTAGGCTGCAACATGTCGTAGTTACCTTCCAGGACCTCCTATACACACTCACCTAGGCTAGGCTGCAACATGTTGTAGTTACCTTCCAGGACCTCCTATACAAACTCACCTAGGCTAGGCTGCAACATGTTGTAGTTACCTTCCAGGACCTCCCATACAAACTCACCTAGGCTAGGCTGCAACATGGCTTCCGTCTGAGAGACGATGTTGTCCGTCCAAGTCTTGGTGGTGTCTGCCCGGGTAAGAAGCTCCTCCAGGCCGGAGTTCAACTCTGTCTTATCGGCCTGTCCAAGACTCTCCTCCGTGTACTACATAGTAGCAGAAAATGTACAATAGACGCACGAATACACTCTTGCTAGCAACAAATGCTGGTTTTCTTCTTTTCCTCACCTGGACGGCCCGGTTGATGAACTGACCAGCATCCACCGCCAACTGCGTCAAATCCATGACGACGTCCTCTCAGCCTGGACACACCTGCACGGGACGGACGTCTACGGGACAAACTACAACATGTCCGGCAAAGCGAGCCGGCTAAGCCCGTGGAGTGAAGGGTGTCCGCCCGCCCGCCCTGCTCCTGGAGGTCGGATTAGTCAAGCGAACACCGCGAAGATGACGTCATGTTGTTTTTAAATTTAACCTCCTTTCATGTTCGCTCACTTCGATAACTCTTGATATTAAATGGCTACAAATACGACATTGAGTGAAATATGGATATATTGATGTGGCGCTTTGGCGTGTGGCGGTTATGACAGTGGCAAGACGACTGATTGTTCAATTCACTTCTGGTTTtaaccttcaaaataaaggcacgaGCGGAAGCGCTATGTTTAATTCAGGGGTCACTcaacttcttgggtagtgattaatgcgaagggctaccagtttgatacacacttaaataaattgccagaagtagccaatttgctcaatttacctttaactctatgttattattaataattaatgatatttacacttaattgaacggtttaaaagagaagaaaacacacacaaaatgacaattaaattaaaatcttcaatttcgactctttaaaattcaaaattcaaccgacaaaaagaagagaaaaacttaaaaaaaagaatttatggaacatcattagtaatttttcctgattaagattaattttagaattttaaagacatgttttaaataggttaaaatccaatctgcactttgttagaatatataacaaattggaccaagctatatttctaacaaagacaaatcattatttcttctagattttccagaacaaaacttttaaaagaaattcaaaagactttgaaataagatttaaatttgattctacagatttgccagaatcatttttttgaattttaatcataataagtttgaagaaatatttcacaaatattcttcgtcgaaaaaacagaagctaaaatgacgaattaaattaaaatgtatttattattctttacaataataaaaaaattttttttactcgaacattgatttaaattgtcaggaaagaagaggaaggaatttaaaaggtaaaaaggtatatgtgtttaaaaatcctaaaatcatttttaaggttgtattttttctctaaaattgtctttctgaaagttataagaagcaaagtaaaaaaaaaaaaagaatttatttaaacaagtgaagaccaagtctttcaaatatttttcttggattttcaaattctatttgagttttgtctctcttagaattaaaaatgtcgggcaaagcgagaccagcttgctagtaaataaatacaatttaaaaaatagaggcagctcactggtaagtgctgctatttgagctatttttagaacaggccagcgggctactcatctggtccttacgggctacctggtgcccgtgggcaccacgttggtgacccctgttttaattTAATACATCCTGGATCTTTGTTGTTTAGGGCGGCTGCAAACAATTAGTGCAAT
Protein-coding sequences here:
- the LOC133645883 gene encoding endophilin-B2-like — its product is MDLTQLAVDAGQFINRAVQYTEESLGQADKTELNSGLEELLTRADTTKTWTDNIVSQTEAMLQPSLAARLEERLYEHLDWPRPLRPHAHQVLGEQMMEAGFEMGNNTPYGRVLLRCGETQKQFGEAQRHFVQSANIHFVTPLQHFTNCDYKVIQEARRMLLNKRLDLDIAKSRLRRSHLAHQESTRLNNTRQDDYMSFMFSCVRVGWLKMWAQEVSQAEMQLKICQSSFDRHTHVTRQLVGELHNTHVGRNTHI